A window of the Aeromicrobium phoceense genome harbors these coding sequences:
- a CDS encoding class I adenylate-forming enzyme family protein, producing MILHRPEQIEEFTAAGLWSTDHTLLDDLDTGARTFPDRVAYSDPPNRRDLIGSDPTALTWSQLKDAAEGVATSLVDLGLEKDDVVIVQSPNVVELPLLYLAICAAGGIISPVPMQWRSKDIGYVAELTGSRFLIAPETFKSHRPLDDARGWQDGSTIEHLIDLADIMTMAETKPRPDVLAERRPSPYEIFTLCWTSGTESQPKGCPLSHNNWNYGGQALVKSLSLREGSHRQVAAAPVTNMLGVCLTITVNLKLSGSVALHHPLDLDLLIQQINDHETQFLILPPAILRQLLNAPDSALDLTSVDSIMTGGSPPSGSLIEGYKERWGVEIVNGWGMNEGAGLWAGPEDVPAADMRSTHLPWYGLPGYSWPSGISGMQYRVVDENDHSTTTAGDTGELRVRGPLVFPGYFNRPDLAERAFDDQGYLRTGDLFLIKGDGFLSYFDRQKDIIIRGGFNISAAEVENLVVGAPGVADCAAVGVPDEELGERVCVVVVPRDESAPPTLADILSHLRDAGLAVYKLPELIEYMDELPRNPVGKLLKRDIRTSVRESVRSTL from the coding sequence ATGATCCTTCATCGTCCAGAGCAGATCGAAGAGTTCACCGCTGCCGGGCTGTGGTCCACCGACCACACGCTCCTCGACGATCTGGACACCGGGGCCCGCACCTTCCCCGACCGCGTTGCCTACTCCGACCCGCCCAACCGGCGCGACCTGATCGGATCGGACCCCACGGCCCTGACCTGGTCGCAGCTGAAGGACGCGGCCGAGGGCGTGGCCACGAGCCTGGTGGACCTGGGCCTGGAGAAGGACGACGTGGTCATCGTCCAGTCCCCCAACGTCGTGGAGCTGCCCCTGCTGTACCTCGCGATCTGCGCCGCTGGCGGGATCATCTCGCCCGTGCCGATGCAGTGGCGCTCCAAGGACATCGGCTACGTGGCCGAGCTGACCGGCTCGCGCTTCCTGATCGCCCCCGAGACGTTCAAGAGCCACCGGCCGCTCGACGACGCGCGCGGCTGGCAGGACGGCTCGACGATCGAGCACCTCATCGACCTCGCGGACATCATGACGATGGCCGAGACGAAGCCCCGGCCCGACGTCCTGGCCGAGCGGCGACCCAGCCCCTACGAGATCTTCACGCTGTGCTGGACCTCGGGCACCGAGAGCCAACCGAAGGGCTGCCCGCTCAGCCACAACAACTGGAACTACGGCGGCCAGGCGCTGGTCAAGAGCCTGAGCCTGCGCGAGGGCAGCCACCGCCAGGTCGCGGCCGCGCCCGTCACGAACATGCTCGGCGTGTGCCTGACGATCACCGTGAATCTCAAGCTCTCCGGTTCGGTCGCCCTCCACCACCCGCTCGACCTCGACCTGCTGATCCAGCAGATCAACGACCACGAGACCCAGTTCCTGATCCTCCCGCCGGCGATCCTGCGTCAATTGCTGAACGCACCCGACTCGGCCCTGGACCTGACCTCGGTGGACTCGATCATGACCGGCGGCTCCCCGCCCTCGGGCTCCCTCATCGAGGGGTACAAGGAGCGGTGGGGCGTCGAGATCGTCAACGGCTGGGGAATGAACGAAGGCGCCGGCCTGTGGGCCGGCCCCGAGGACGTGCCCGCGGCCGACATGCGGTCGACGCACCTGCCCTGGTACGGACTGCCCGGCTACTCCTGGCCCTCGGGCATCAGCGGGATGCAGTACCGGGTCGTCGACGAGAACGACCACTCGACGACCACCGCTGGTGACACCGGCGAGCTGCGCGTCCGCGGCCCCCTCGTCTTCCCCGGGTACTTCAACCGCCCCGACCTGGCGGAGCGGGCCTTCGACGACCAGGGCTACCTCCGCACCGGTGACCTGTTCCTCATCAAGGGAGACGGGTTCCTGTCGTACTTCGACCGGCAGAAGGACATCATCATTCGCGGCGGCTTCAACATCAGCGCCGCCGAGGTCGAGAACCTCGTCGTCGGGGCGCCCGGCGTGGCGGACTGCGCGGCCGTCGGCGTCCCCGACGAGGAGCTGGGCGAGCGCGTCTGCGTCGTCGTCGTGCCCCGGGACGAGTCGGCTCCGCCGACGCTGGCCGACATCCTCTCCCACCTGCGCGACGCGGGCCTGGCGGTCTACAAGCTCCCCGAGCTCATCGAGTACATGGACGAGCTCCCCCGCAATCCCGTGGGCAAGCTCCTCAAGCGCGACATCCGGACCTCGGTCAGGGAGAGCGTCAGGTCCACCCTCTGA
- a CDS encoding enoyl-CoA hydratase-related protein, with amino-acid sequence MILVDVEDGVATITLNRPDVYNAWNSEVQTKLFGLFDTMAHDDDVRVVIITGAGKAFSAGADMEILSEEDGGTGAGSRPLLAPMWFPKPVIAAINGACAGIGLQLALMCDVRIASQDAKFTTAFARRGLIAEHGLSWLFSRLTSLATASELLLSARVFKGDEAERLGVVHFAVPRDEVLDRANAYARDLADNVSPTAMAVIKWQMYNHYDRPLIESMDHSDELMRASAARPDLAEGVASFLERRQPKFAPLDHSAVPPTTFAAKQ; translated from the coding sequence GTGATCCTCGTCGACGTCGAGGACGGGGTCGCCACGATCACCCTCAATCGACCCGACGTCTACAACGCGTGGAACAGCGAGGTCCAGACCAAGCTGTTCGGGCTCTTCGACACGATGGCCCACGACGACGACGTGCGCGTCGTCATCATCACGGGAGCCGGCAAGGCCTTCTCGGCCGGCGCCGACATGGAGATCCTCTCCGAGGAGGACGGCGGCACCGGAGCCGGCAGCCGACCGCTGCTGGCCCCGATGTGGTTCCCCAAGCCGGTCATCGCGGCGATCAACGGAGCCTGCGCCGGCATCGGCCTTCAGCTGGCCCTGATGTGCGACGTGCGCATCGCATCGCAGGACGCGAAGTTCACCACGGCGTTCGCCCGCCGCGGGCTCATCGCGGAGCACGGCCTCAGCTGGCTCTTCTCCCGCCTGACGTCGCTGGCGACGGCCTCCGAGCTGCTCCTGTCGGCGCGCGTCTTCAAGGGCGACGAGGCCGAGCGACTCGGTGTCGTCCACTTCGCCGTGCCGCGCGACGAGGTCCTGGACCGGGCCAACGCCTACGCCCGGGACCTGGCCGACAACGTGTCGCCCACCGCGATGGCCGTCATCAAGTGGCAGATGTACAACCACTACGACCGCCCGCTGATCGAGTCCATGGACCACTCGGACGAGCTGATGCGCGCCTCGGCGGCCCGGCCGGACCTGGCCGAGGGCGTGGCGAGCTTCCTGGAGCGCCGCCAGCCCAAGTTCGCGCCGCTCGACCACTCGGCCGTCCCGCCGACGACCTTCGCGGCGAAGCAGTGA
- a CDS encoding ABC transporter permease, which produces MSIAQNLVPGRAATAGRRNRSDVVFTPTVIFAIAVVATLILVGLLAPLIAPYDPLTTDADNTFANPSASHWLGTDQAGRDVLSRLMYGAAAAFQGTAIAVAVFLLIGVPWGLAAGYIGGPLDEVSMRLADAILSIPGLVLAVAITGVVGSGLNMSMVALGFIFAPSIAMLLRSNILPIRRADYLLVARSLGVSNTRAAIRHVLPNAFAPVLVQACSLASIAMIVQAALGFLGLGVNPPHPSWGGDLADAYLFFTQAPFATVVPGLVIVLAAFSISRIGDAIRVALHVG; this is translated from the coding sequence ATGAGCATCGCCCAGAACCTCGTGCCCGGCCGGGCCGCGACCGCCGGCAGGCGCAACCGGTCCGACGTGGTCTTCACCCCGACGGTGATCTTCGCCATCGCGGTGGTCGCCACCCTGATCCTGGTCGGCCTGCTGGCTCCCCTCATCGCGCCGTACGATCCACTGACGACCGACGCGGACAACACGTTCGCGAACCCGTCGGCGTCGCACTGGCTGGGCACCGACCAGGCCGGACGCGACGTCCTGAGCCGGCTGATGTACGGCGCCGCCGCGGCCTTCCAGGGCACGGCCATCGCCGTCGCGGTCTTCCTCCTCATCGGTGTTCCGTGGGGCCTGGCCGCGGGATACATCGGTGGCCCGCTGGACGAGGTCAGCATGCGGCTCGCGGACGCCATCCTGTCCATCCCGGGCCTGGTGCTGGCCGTCGCGATCACCGGAGTCGTTGGCTCCGGCCTCAACATGTCGATGGTGGCGCTCGGGTTCATCTTCGCGCCGAGCATCGCGATGCTGCTGAGGTCGAACATCCTGCCCATCCGGCGGGCGGACTACCTGCTGGTCGCGCGTTCGCTGGGAGTCAGCAACACGCGCGCCGCCATCCGCCACGTGCTGCCGAACGCCTTCGCGCCGGTGCTGGTCCAGGCGTGCAGCCTGGCGAGCATCGCCATGATCGTCCAGGCGGCGCTGGGCTTCCTCGGCCTCGGCGTGAACCCGCCGCACCCGTCCTGGGGCGGGGACCTGGCGGACGCGTACCTGTTCTTCACGCAGGCACCGTTCGCGACGGTCGTCCCCGGCCTGGTGATCGTGCTGGCGGCCTTCTCGATCAGCCGCATCGGCGACGCGATCCGCGTCGCGCTGCACGTCGGCTGA
- a CDS encoding ABC transporter permease gives MTRLFLRRLRVVIPTLLLITLLSFMLRVIIPGGPAEALLGGSDNPDTIKMINERYGLDQPLWQQYFSWLGGVLQGDFGISYATGLPVVDVLAPRMVSTLEIVGLGMLVALVAGGGIGIFAAIKRETKLGRTVFAVSGLGVSVPVFWISTMCVGIFGASLGWLPVNGYTPWSEGVIPHLESILMPVLLIAVPPTAFTIRHVRSAMVAALDSPYIRAARAMGVSPARINFDLALRNAVGPIITFIPFLASTLVGELVIIDVVFVLPGLGASIIDAVHFRDFAALQAIVLMLAFAVVMLSLIADLVLTAIDPRRRKELA, from the coding sequence GTGACCCGTCTATTCCTACGCCGCCTGAGGGTGGTCATCCCGACCCTCCTGCTGATCACGCTGCTGTCGTTCATGCTGCGCGTGATCATCCCCGGTGGTCCGGCCGAGGCCCTGCTGGGCGGCTCGGACAACCCCGACACCATCAAGATGATCAACGAGAGGTACGGCCTCGACCAGCCGCTGTGGCAGCAGTACTTCAGCTGGCTCGGCGGCGTCCTCCAGGGCGACTTCGGCATCTCCTACGCCACCGGCCTCCCGGTCGTGGACGTCCTGGCGCCCCGCATGGTGTCGACGCTGGAGATCGTCGGACTCGGCATGCTCGTCGCGCTCGTCGCCGGTGGTGGCATCGGCATCTTCGCCGCCATCAAGCGCGAGACGAAGCTGGGCCGCACGGTCTTCGCCGTCTCCGGCCTGGGCGTCTCGGTCCCGGTCTTCTGGATCTCCACGATGTGCGTGGGCATCTTCGGCGCCAGCCTGGGCTGGCTGCCGGTCAACGGCTACACGCCGTGGTCGGAGGGCGTGATCCCGCACCTCGAGTCCATCCTCATGCCGGTGCTGCTGATCGCCGTACCGCCCACGGCCTTCACGATCCGCCACGTCCGCAGTGCCATGGTGGCGGCCCTGGACAGCCCTTACATCCGCGCCGCCCGCGCGATGGGCGTCAGCCCGGCACGGATCAACTTCGATCTCGCGCTGCGCAACGCCGTGGGACCGATCATCACGTTCATCCCGTTCCTGGCCTCGACCCTCGTCGGCGAGCTCGTCATCATCGACGTCGTCTTCGTGCTGCCGGGGCTGGGGGCCTCGATCATCGACGCCGTCCACTTCCGTGACTTCGCCGCACTCCAGGCGATCGTGCTGATGCTGGCGTTCGCGGTCGTGATGCTGTCCCTGATCGCCGATCTGGTGCTGACGGCGATCGATCCCCGTCGCAGGAAGGAGCTCGCATGA